Part of the Cuniculiplasma divulgatum genome, CCATAATTGCTGACGTGAACAAGGAAGTAGCAAATATATTCAATATCATAAACCCGGCTGATGGAATGACTGTGAGGGGTATATTCATAATTGATCCAAATCAGAAGGTAAGGTGGATGGCTTACTATCCTGCTGAAGTTGGAAGAAGCATATCAGAACTCATTAGGGTTCTCAAGGCCCTTAAATTCAACTGGGATAGAAAACTAGCAACACCCGCCAACTGGCAGGAAGGTGATCCAGGAGTCATGGGAGCACCGGGAACACTTGAAGAAAGTTACGCAAGAGAAAAAGATGGCGCTGAGAGATGGTATCTTAAAAGAGTCAAATGACCGATTGCGCAATGTACAATCTCACACTGGATGGATCACATCCATCCACCATATGTGTGGAGATTTCAAATTTGAGGCCATCACTGGAGTCCCTATATGAAATGTTAGATTCCGAATACCTTTCAGAATATTTGTCCGATTTCATTTCCGACTTTGCAAGAACTGATGAAATTATGCCAGAAGATCACACACTTGGCTTCGTCATAATTAACTCGAAGAAGAAGCATCTTTCATTTGCATTCAATGGATTGAAAGAGAACTATATTAAGGATATCAGGGAAATCGGAACTAAGATTCAGCAAAAGGGTTACACAGTTGAATATGATATTGAATGATGTAATCAAAATTAAAACAAATTTTTCATTATTTTAAATCACGCTTAATTCTTAAATTTTATATTGCCACAAATAGATGCTATTATAAAGTGCTGTGTGATCAATTTTATATATCCAGCAATGTATGAGGTTTTCATGATAAACGAGAATACTGAACACTCAGCACTCATAAGGGAAGAAGATAAAAGATTTTTGGCAAACCAGTTCAGGAAGAAGCTGAGCAAAACTGTAACTCTGATAGTATTCACATCAAGTGACAAGAAATGTATGTACTGTGATAAAGCAGTTGAAATTATTGAAGAGGTTTCCAGCCTGAGCGATAAGATCAAGACAGTGAAATACTCCTTTGAAAATGATAGGGAAATGGTTGAAAAGTATAATGTAAAAAAGTACCCTGCCATTATTGTAACATCAGAAAGAATTAGGGATAGTAGGGTTGTTTTCTATGGCCTGCCATCCGGGTATGAATTCGGTTCCCTCGTGGAGAGCATAGAGAGTGCTTCCATGGATGAACCTGAGATTGCAGATAAGACTAAAGAAATAATTTCAGGGATCAATATGCCTGTTAAAATAACTGTTTATATCACACCTACGTGCCAGTATTGTCCCAGGGCAAGTACCATAGCAAACAAATTTGCCATACTGAATCAAAACATAAGTTCCGAAATTACAGAAATCCTGGAATTTGGGGATGAAGATGAGATAAAAGATATAGAAAAGGTTCCATACATTAAGGTAAATGACAGAATTATAGTAATAGGAACGCACACTGAAGAACAGTTTGCAGAATTTGTAATGGGAGCTACCAAAGAACAATAAATGTGATTTGCGAAAGATATATTAGTATAATAAAGTTGTTGAATTATGGAGAGCAACGAAATTATTGCAGTATCGACAAACTACATTACTGGATATCGGGTTACAAAGGTTTTTGGAACGGTTTGGGGATTGACCGTAAGAAGCAGAGGAATCGGTGGGAATGTTATGGCGGGTCTGAGATCTCTGAAGGGAGGGGAGATAAAGGAATACATAACATTACTAAACGATGCAAGGAATATTGCACTTCAGAGACTTAAGGATGGAGCAAAGTCACTTGGAGCTAATGCCATACTGGATGTGAGATTTGATTCATCTGATTTTGCTCAGATGATGACGGA contains:
- a CDS encoding peroxiredoxin — its product is MPIALGEKVPDFTVNTSKGPITMSSYKGKWVLLFSHPGDFTPVCTTEFMAFTERYDDFKKLGVELIGLSIDSVFSHIAWIRDIKEKYGVEIPFPIIADVNKEVANIFNIINPADGMTVRGIFIIDPNQKVRWMAYYPAEVGRSISELIRVLKALKFNWDRKLATPANWQEGDPGVMGAPGTLEESYAREKDGAERWYLKRVK
- a CDS encoding TA0956 family protein — protein: MYNLTLDGSHPSTICVEISNLRPSLESLYEMLDSEYLSEYLSDFISDFARTDEIMPEDHTLGFVIINSKKKHLSFAFNGLKENYIKDIREIGTKIQQKGYTVEYDIE
- the pdo gene encoding protein disulfide oxidoreductase yields the protein MINENTEHSALIREEDKRFLANQFRKKLSKTVTLIVFTSSDKKCMYCDKAVEIIEEVSSLSDKIKTVKYSFENDREMVEKYNVKKYPAIIVTSERIRDSRVVFYGLPSGYEFGSLVESIESASMDEPEIADKTKEIISGINMPVKITVYITPTCQYCPRASTIANKFAILNQNISSEITEILEFGDEDEIKDIEKVPYIKVNDRIIVIGTHTEEQFAEFVMGATKEQ
- a CDS encoding heavy metal-binding domain-containing protein; protein product: MESNEIIAVSTNYITGYRVTKVFGTVWGLTVRSRGIGGNVMAGLRSLKGGEIKEYITLLNDARNIALQRLKDGAKSLGANAILDVRFDSSDFAQMMTEIVAYGTAVIVEQTGKQGDLVSLS